Proteins encoded in a region of the Streptomyces sp. NBC_01298 genome:
- a CDS encoding HAD family hydrolase: MTLLHLFDLDGTLMYGSASPVEISRQLGLSSEIAELERAFMAQKLQPHQFALAVQELWTNLTQAHVRAAFDGAPWLSGIREVWQEIRERGDYCAVISLSPSFFVELLLEWGAHAAHGSVFPEVPFTRLVDVAGILTPAAKVTVADRLCAQFGVTRADCVAYGDSSTDLALFEAVPLSVAVNARPYLVERATHVYEGRDLREAYQLTGVARTGVEAS; this comes from the coding sequence ATGACCCTCCTCCACCTGTTCGACCTCGACGGGACCCTGATGTACGGCTCGGCCTCGCCGGTCGAGATCTCCCGGCAGCTCGGGCTGTCCAGTGAGATCGCCGAGCTGGAGCGGGCCTTCATGGCGCAGAAGCTCCAGCCGCACCAGTTCGCACTGGCGGTGCAGGAGCTCTGGACGAACCTGACTCAGGCCCATGTCCGGGCGGCGTTCGACGGGGCTCCGTGGCTGTCAGGGATCCGGGAGGTCTGGCAGGAGATCCGGGAGCGCGGGGACTACTGCGCGGTGATCTCGCTGTCGCCGTCGTTCTTCGTGGAGCTCCTGCTGGAGTGGGGCGCCCACGCCGCGCACGGCTCGGTCTTCCCGGAGGTGCCCTTCACCCGGCTGGTGGACGTGGCCGGGATCCTGACGCCGGCGGCGAAGGTCACGGTCGCCGACAGGCTGTGCGCGCAGTTCGGTGTGACCCGTGCCGACTGTGTCGCGTACGGGGACTCCAGCACCGACTTGGCGCTCTTCGAGGCGGTCCCGCTCTCGGTCGCGGTGAATGCCCGGCCGTACCTGGTGGAGCGGGCGACGCACGTCTACGAGGGCCGGGACCTGCGCGAGGCATACCAGCTGACAGGGGTGGCGCGCACGGGAGTTGAGGCATCTTAA
- a CDS encoding single-stranded DNA-binding protein has protein sequence MAGETVITVVGNLVDDPELRFTPSGAAVAKFRVASTPRTFDKQTNEWKDGESLFLTCSVWRQAAENVAESLQRGMRVIVQGRLKQRSYEDREGVKRTVYELDVEEVGPSLKNATSKVTKTTGRGGQGGYGGGGGGQQQGGGGGNWGGAPSGGAAPQGGGAPSDDPWASSAPAGGQQQGGGGGGWGGSSGGSGGGYSDEPPF, from the coding sequence ATGGCAGGCGAGACCGTCATCACGGTCGTCGGCAATCTCGTCGACGACCCCGAGCTGCGCTTCACCCCCTCGGGTGCGGCGGTCGCGAAGTTCCGTGTCGCGTCCACTCCCCGCACCTTCGACAAGCAGACCAATGAGTGGAAGGACGGCGAAAGCCTGTTCCTGACCTGCTCGGTCTGGCGTCAGGCGGCTGAGAACGTCGCCGAGTCCCTTCAGCGGGGCATGCGCGTCATCGTGCAGGGCCGGCTGAAGCAGCGGTCGTACGAGGACCGTGAGGGTGTCAAGCGCACGGTCTACGAGCTGGACGTCGAGGAAGTCGGCCCCAGCCTGAAGAACGCCACGTCCAAGGTCACCAAGACCACTGGTCGCGGTGGTCAGGGTGGATACGGCGGCGGTGGCGGCGGTCAGCAGCAGGGCGGCGGCGGTGGCAACTGGGGCGGAGCCCCCAGTGGCGGCGCTGCTCCCCAGGGCGGCGGAGCACCCTCCGACGACCCCTGGGCGTCCAGTGCGCCGGCCGGCGGCCAGCAGCAGGGCGGCGGCGGTGGCGGTTGGGGCGGAAGCTCCGGCGGCTCCGGCGGTGGCTACTCGGACGAGCCGCCCTTCTAG
- a CDS encoding MATE family efflux transporter encodes MRQAPTAPKAAPRRHDREILALAVPAFGALVAEPLFVMADSAIVGHLGTPQLAGLGIAAALLTTAVSIFVFLAYATTAAVARRVGAGDLQAAIRQGMDGIWLALLLGAAVVAVVLPTAPTLISFFGASDTVAPYAITYLRISALGIPAMLIVLAATGVIRGLQDTRTPLYVAIGGFALNGGLNVALVYGAGLGIAGSAWGTVIAQCAMAAAYLIVVVRGARKHGASLKPDAEGIRACAQAGAPLLVRTLSLRAVLLIATAVAARLGDADIAAHQILLSLWSLLAFALDAIAIAGQAIIGRYLGAGDTEGAEAACRRMVQWGIVSGIVLGLLVIAARPVFIPLFTSDPAVEDALLPALLVVAVSQPVSGIVFILDGVLMGAGDGRYLAWAMLLTLAVFTPAALLVPALGGGLTALWCAMTLMMLVRMVTLQLRARSGRWLVAGATR; translated from the coding sequence ATGAGACAGGCCCCCACCGCACCGAAGGCTGCCCCGAGACGGCACGACCGCGAGATCCTCGCACTCGCCGTCCCCGCCTTCGGCGCCCTCGTCGCCGAACCCCTCTTCGTGATGGCCGACAGCGCCATCGTGGGGCACCTCGGCACACCCCAGCTGGCCGGTCTCGGCATCGCCGCCGCACTGCTCACCACAGCCGTGAGCATCTTCGTCTTCCTCGCCTACGCCACCACCGCGGCCGTGGCCCGCCGCGTCGGTGCGGGCGACCTCCAGGCCGCCATCCGGCAGGGCATGGACGGCATCTGGCTCGCCCTGCTCCTCGGCGCGGCCGTCGTCGCCGTCGTGCTCCCCACGGCACCCACCCTGATCTCCTTCTTCGGGGCCTCCGACACCGTCGCCCCGTACGCGATCACCTACCTGCGGATTTCAGCCCTCGGCATCCCCGCGATGCTCATCGTCCTCGCCGCCACCGGCGTCATCCGCGGCCTCCAGGACACCCGTACCCCGCTCTACGTCGCGATCGGCGGCTTCGCCCTCAACGGAGGCCTGAACGTCGCCCTCGTCTACGGGGCCGGCCTCGGCATCGCGGGCTCCGCCTGGGGCACGGTGATCGCCCAGTGCGCCATGGCCGCCGCCTACCTGATCGTGGTCGTCCGGGGCGCCCGCAAGCACGGCGCCTCCCTGAAGCCCGACGCCGAGGGCATCCGGGCCTGCGCTCAGGCCGGTGCACCGCTGCTGGTCCGCACCCTGTCCCTGCGGGCCGTCCTGCTGATCGCGACCGCCGTGGCCGCACGCCTCGGGGACGCCGACATCGCCGCCCACCAGATCCTGCTCTCCCTGTGGAGCCTGCTCGCCTTCGCGCTCGACGCGATCGCGATCGCCGGGCAGGCCATCATCGGCCGCTACCTCGGCGCGGGCGACACCGAGGGGGCCGAGGCCGCCTGCCGCCGCATGGTGCAGTGGGGGATCGTCTCCGGCATCGTCCTGGGACTCCTCGTGATCGCGGCCCGACCGGTGTTCATCCCGCTCTTCACCAGCGACCCCGCCGTCGAGGACGCCCTGCTGCCGGCCCTGCTCGTGGTGGCCGTCTCGCAGCCCGTCTCCGGAATCGTCTTCATCCTGGACGGCGTCCTGATGGGCGCGGGCGACGGACGCTACCTGGCCTGGGCCATGCTCCTGACCCTCGCGGTCTTCACCCCGGCAGCCCTGCTCGTACCGGCCCTGGGCGGCGGTCTGACGGCCCTCTGGTGCGCCATGACCCTGATGATGCTGGTCCGGATGGTCACCCTCCAGCTGCGTGCCCGCTCGGGCCGCTGGCTGGTCGCCGGGGCCACGCGGTAG
- a CDS encoding GNAT family N-acetyltransferase, which produces MTPPHLTDLPIRALTVDDLHHCADLSEDRGWPREDHKWGLLLAAGHGYGIDAPDGRGLATACVVTHYGPPQAGPELAAIGMVLVAERYARQGLGRRLMTYICDDVLKGVPLTLHATPYGRPLYEELGFETTGRAEMLRGSFSPDAAAPARNTVRVRPAGAGDIPRILRLDAEVFGADRTHLVTRLPAFTDRLLVAEDPSGELIGYGAIWPNMDTHVIGPLVAQDTGAAQALVTALAATTDRDLRTDVDVRHEELLGWLKDRGLGSVAFNAVMTRDIPGPPGDWTRRWAPLTVAAG; this is translated from the coding sequence GTGACACCACCCCATCTCACCGACCTCCCCATTCGCGCACTGACCGTGGACGACCTCCACCACTGCGCTGATCTCTCCGAAGACCGCGGATGGCCCCGCGAGGACCACAAGTGGGGCCTGCTGCTCGCCGCAGGACACGGCTACGGCATCGACGCCCCCGACGGCCGGGGACTCGCCACCGCCTGCGTGGTCACCCACTACGGGCCTCCGCAGGCCGGTCCGGAACTCGCCGCGATCGGCATGGTCCTGGTTGCCGAGCGCTACGCCCGCCAGGGTCTGGGCCGGCGCCTGATGACGTACATCTGCGACGACGTCCTCAAGGGCGTTCCGCTCACCCTGCACGCCACCCCGTACGGACGGCCCCTCTACGAGGAGCTCGGCTTCGAGACCACCGGCCGCGCCGAAATGCTCCGCGGTTCCTTCAGCCCGGATGCCGCGGCTCCCGCACGGAACACCGTCCGCGTCCGGCCCGCCGGCGCCGGGGACATCCCCCGGATCCTCCGGCTGGACGCCGAGGTCTTCGGCGCCGACCGGACCCATCTGGTCACCCGGCTGCCCGCCTTCACGGACCGGCTGCTCGTCGCCGAGGACCCCTCAGGGGAACTGATCGGCTACGGAGCCATCTGGCCGAACATGGACACCCATGTCATCGGACCGCTGGTGGCCCAGGACACCGGCGCGGCCCAGGCCCTCGTCACCGCCCTCGCGGCGACCACCGACCGGGACCTGCGCACCGATGTCGACGTACGCCACGAAGAGCTGCTCGGCTGGCTCAAGGACCGCGGTCTCGGCTCCGTGGCCTTCAATGCCGTGATGACCCGGGACATCCCCGGTCCGCCCGGTGACTGGACCCGCCGCTGGGCCCCGCTCACCGTCGCGGCCGGCTGA
- the rpsR gene encoding 30S ribosomal protein S18 has protein sequence MAKPPVRKPKKKVCAFCKDKTAYVDYKDTNMLRKFISDRGKIRARRVTGNCTQHQRDVATAVKNSREMALLPYTSTAR, from the coding sequence ATGGCGAAGCCGCCTGTGCGCAAGCCTAAGAAGAAGGTCTGCGCGTTCTGCAAGGACAAGACCGCGTACGTGGACTACAAGGACACGAACATGCTGCGGAAGTTCATTTCCGACCGTGGCAAGATCCGTGCCCGCCGCGTCACCGGCAACTGCACGCAGCACCAGCGTGACGTCGCCACGGCTGTGAAGAACAGCCGTGAGATGGCACTGCTGCCCTACACGTCCACCGCGCGATAA
- a CDS encoding globin domain-containing protein produces the protein MLEARHRMDAPPTRSARRGPSRIPSGGGEPETSPEPSPEPSPDAVLIRRTLAEIAPVADKVTSYFYAVVFTGHPDLRGLFPAAMDVQRDRLLKALLTAAEHIDNPEVLTAYLRRLGTGHRKYGTRPEHYPPVGEALIGALARYAQDTWGPETEAAWARAYTAISQIMIDAAAEDEPKAPPWWHAEVVSHDLRTSDIAVITVRPDQPYPFLAGQYTSLETPWWPRIWRHYSFASAPRADGLLSFHVKAVPAGWVSNALVRHARPGDVLRLGPPTGSMVVDHSTDNGMLCLGGGTGIAPIKALIEDVAEHGERRPVEVFFGARSDDDLYDKDTLLGLQRSHPWLSVRPVVCDEGLAGQLPQAVGTHGPWSSYDAFVSGPAAMIRSGVDALKRIGIPDERIRHDEVEELAGVAG, from the coding sequence ATGCTCGAAGCGAGGCACCGCATGGACGCTCCGCCCACCAGATCGGCAAGACGGGGGCCGTCCCGGATACCGTCCGGGGGCGGTGAGCCCGAGACCTCTCCCGAACCTTCCCCCGAGCCCTCCCCGGACGCCGTCCTCATCCGCCGGACCCTCGCGGAGATCGCACCCGTCGCCGACAAGGTGACCTCCTACTTCTACGCCGTCGTCTTCACCGGACATCCGGATCTGCGGGGGCTGTTCCCCGCCGCGATGGACGTGCAGCGCGATCGGCTGCTGAAGGCACTGCTCACGGCCGCGGAGCACATCGACAACCCCGAGGTGCTCACCGCCTACCTGCGCAGGCTGGGTACGGGGCACCGCAAGTACGGAACCCGGCCCGAGCACTATCCGCCGGTGGGTGAGGCCCTGATCGGGGCGCTGGCCAGGTACGCGCAGGACACCTGGGGGCCGGAGACCGAGGCCGCCTGGGCCCGGGCGTACACCGCGATCTCCCAGATCATGATCGACGCGGCGGCAGAGGACGAGCCCAAGGCGCCGCCGTGGTGGCACGCGGAGGTGGTCTCGCACGATCTGCGCACCTCCGACATCGCGGTGATCACCGTTCGCCCCGACCAGCCCTACCCCTTCCTCGCGGGCCAGTACACGAGCCTGGAGACCCCGTGGTGGCCGCGGATCTGGCGGCACTACTCCTTCGCCTCGGCCCCGCGTGCGGACGGACTGCTGTCCTTCCACGTCAAGGCCGTTCCCGCGGGATGGGTCTCCAACGCGCTCGTGCGGCACGCCCGGCCCGGCGACGTGCTGAGGCTCGGTCCCCCGACGGGTTCGATGGTGGTCGACCACAGCACCGACAACGGAATGCTGTGCCTGGGCGGCGGCACCGGCATCGCGCCGATCAAGGCGCTGATCGAGGACGTGGCTGAGCACGGGGAGCGGCGACCGGTGGAGGTCTTCTTCGGGGCGCGCAGCGACGACGACCTGTACGACAAGGACACCCTGCTGGGGCTGCAGCGCTCGCACCCCTGGCTGTCGGTGCGTCCGGTGGTCTGCGACGAGGGCCTTGCCGGGCAACTGCCGCAGGCCGTCGGCACCCACGGGCCGTGGAGTTCGTACGACGCGTTCGTCTCGGGGCCGGCCGCGATGATCCGCAGCGGGGTGGACGCGCTGAAGAGGATCGGGATCCCCGATGAGCGGATCCGCCACGACGAGGTCGAGGAACTGGCGGGCGTCGCCGGCTGA
- a CDS encoding serine hydrolase domain-containing protein, with protein MDAALNDLVLLPATRRALSHRIAVAQREGRAPSLVASVVRGGEVVWEGSRTMVEGHGPDGNVQYRIGSITKTFTAVLVMRLRDEGLLELGDPIEKFLPGTGVGEVTVGQLLSHTSGLAAETPGEWWERTAGTLRPELSDVLGERPFRFEPGRRHHYSNPGYTLLGSLVEAVRARPWEEALRTEVLEPLGLERTTAQPVAPHAGGWAVHPWADVMMPEPMEDLGLMAPAGQLWSTTGDLAKFAAFLVRGDARVLSAGSVREMRTAATPPEPGIADLGYGLGMQLTLNGGRRLAGHSGSLPGFVAGLWLSEEDDVAAVVLANCTSGLPASALAADLVGIVAEAEPRIPEPWRPLREADPVALELCGPWYWGTSAQAVRLTYDGFLELGPVGGSGRSARFRPEPDGSWTGLAGYYAGESLRAVRRPDGSVSHLDLGSFVFTREPYDPQAPVPGGVDPQGWRGIG; from the coding sequence ATGGATGCCGCGTTGAATGATCTTGTCCTGCTGCCCGCGACCAGGCGTGCGCTGAGTCATCGAATCGCGGTGGCGCAGCGCGAAGGCCGCGCTCCGTCCCTGGTGGCGTCCGTGGTGAGGGGCGGAGAGGTGGTCTGGGAGGGGTCCCGGACCATGGTCGAGGGGCATGGCCCCGACGGAAACGTGCAGTACCGGATCGGGTCGATCACCAAGACGTTCACCGCCGTGCTCGTGATGCGGCTCCGGGACGAGGGCCTGCTCGAACTGGGCGACCCGATCGAGAAGTTCCTTCCGGGTACGGGCGTCGGCGAGGTGACGGTGGGGCAACTGCTGTCCCACACCTCCGGACTGGCGGCGGAGACGCCCGGCGAGTGGTGGGAGCGCACGGCGGGCACCTTGCGGCCCGAGCTCTCGGACGTCCTGGGCGAGCGCCCCTTCCGCTTCGAGCCCGGACGGCGCCACCACTACTCCAACCCGGGCTACACCCTGCTCGGTTCGCTGGTGGAGGCCGTCCGCGCGAGGCCGTGGGAGGAAGCGCTCCGCACCGAGGTGCTGGAGCCGCTGGGGCTGGAGCGCACCACCGCGCAGCCGGTGGCCCCGCATGCCGGCGGCTGGGCGGTGCACCCGTGGGCCGACGTGATGATGCCGGAACCCATGGAAGACCTCGGCCTCATGGCCCCGGCCGGCCAGCTGTGGTCCACGACCGGCGACCTGGCGAAGTTCGCCGCGTTCCTCGTACGGGGCGACGCGCGCGTGCTGAGCGCCGGGTCCGTGCGCGAGATGCGGACGGCGGCCACTCCCCCGGAGCCGGGCATCGCCGACCTCGGATACGGGCTCGGGATGCAGCTGACGCTGAACGGCGGGCGCCGGCTCGCGGGCCACAGCGGCTCGCTGCCGGGGTTCGTCGCCGGGCTGTGGCTGAGCGAGGAAGACGACGTGGCCGCGGTGGTGCTGGCCAACTGCACCTCGGGGCTGCCCGCTTCGGCCCTCGCGGCCGATCTGGTGGGCATCGTCGCCGAGGCCGAGCCGCGGATCCCCGAGCCGTGGCGGCCGCTGCGGGAGGCCGATCCCGTCGCGCTGGAGCTGTGCGGCCCCTGGTACTGGGGCACGTCCGCCCAGGCCGTACGGCTGACCTACGACGGGTTCCTGGAGCTGGGCCCGGTGGGCGGGAGCGGCCGGTCCGCGCGTTTCCGGCCCGAGCCGGACGGCAGCTGGACGGGACTGGCCGGCTACTACGCGGGTGAGTCGCTGCGGGCCGTACGGCGGCCGGACGGATCGGTGAGCCACCTCGACCTGGGCTCGTTCGTGTTCACTCGCGAGCCCTACGACCCCCAGGCACCGGTGCCCGGCGGGGTCGACCCGCAGGGCTGGCGGGGCATCGGCTAG
- a CDS encoding GNAT family N-acetyltransferase: MADSTSGLFIRPATEEDLPAIVAMLADDPLGATRESPDDLSPYVAALKRLTDDPHQHVVVAVRAGRVVGTLQLTIVPGLSRKGSTRSIIEGVRVHADERGSGLGTQFIEWAIERSRAENCALVQLTSDVSRTDAHRFYERLGFTASHVGFKLQL, from the coding sequence ATGGCCGACAGCACCTCCGGGCTGTTCATCCGTCCCGCCACCGAGGAGGACCTGCCCGCGATCGTCGCGATGCTCGCGGACGACCCGCTCGGCGCCACCCGGGAGTCCCCGGACGATCTCAGCCCGTACGTCGCGGCGCTCAAGCGGCTGACGGACGATCCGCACCAGCACGTGGTCGTCGCCGTCCGCGCGGGCCGCGTGGTCGGCACCCTCCAGCTGACGATCGTCCCCGGGCTCTCCCGCAAGGGGAGCACCCGTTCGATCATCGAGGGCGTACGCGTCCACGCCGACGAACGCGGCAGCGGACTGGGCACTCAGTTCATCGAATGGGCGATCGAGCGCTCCCGTGCCGAGAACTGCGCGCTCGTCCAGCTCACCTCGGACGTGAGCCGCACCGACGCCCACCGCTTCTACGAGCGGCTCGGCTTCACCGCTTCCCATGTCGGGTTCAAGCTCCAGCTCTGA
- a CDS encoding winged helix DNA-binding domain-containing protein, with protein sequence MSSLPLVTTAERRRRLGRRHRLAPSARAATVSEAADSVVALHATDAATVFLSARARLREGTPATIERALYEDVTLVRLLSMRNTLFAVSAELAPYVDASTARGIAVKERRTFLKHLDEDGQGLDAEWLAQVEAAVLDALDAHGPSTGSQLSSAVPALRRKFVYGRGKKYETETGVATRVIRLLAADGRIRRDRPRGSWTSSQYRWIHTEPWPAALAAEARAEIARRWLHAYGPATEADLKWWTGWTLTEVRKALAAVGPDEVRLEDGATALVCPGDTGPEPEQEPWAALLPALDPSAMGWADRGFHLDPAHRPPLFDHSGNIGPTVWWNGEIVGGWAQRGDGEIVHRLLGDPGGEAAKAIAAEGVRLAAWLGEARVTPRFRTPLERQLVAG encoded by the coding sequence ATGAGCAGTCTTCCCCTCGTCACCACCGCGGAGCGCCGCCGGCGCCTCGGCCGCCGGCACCGCCTGGCCCCGTCGGCGCGCGCCGCCACCGTGTCCGAGGCCGCGGACTCCGTCGTCGCGCTGCACGCCACCGATGCCGCGACCGTCTTCCTCTCCGCCCGCGCCCGACTGCGCGAAGGCACGCCCGCCACGATCGAGCGGGCCCTGTACGAGGACGTGACCCTCGTACGGCTGCTCAGCATGCGCAACACGCTCTTCGCCGTCTCCGCCGAGCTCGCCCCGTACGTGGACGCCTCCACGGCCCGGGGGATCGCCGTGAAGGAGCGCCGCACCTTCCTCAAGCACCTCGACGAGGACGGTCAGGGGCTCGACGCGGAGTGGCTGGCCCAGGTGGAGGCCGCCGTGCTGGACGCGCTCGACGCGCACGGCCCCTCCACCGGAAGCCAGCTCTCCTCGGCCGTCCCCGCCCTGCGCCGGAAGTTCGTCTACGGCCGGGGCAAGAAGTACGAGACCGAGACGGGTGTCGCCACCCGTGTCATCCGGCTGCTGGCCGCCGACGGCAGGATCCGCAGGGACCGGCCCCGGGGATCGTGGACCTCCAGCCAATACCGCTGGATCCACACCGAACCCTGGCCCGCCGCGCTCGCGGCCGAGGCCCGCGCCGAGATCGCCCGCCGCTGGCTCCACGCCTACGGCCCGGCCACCGAGGCCGACCTCAAGTGGTGGACGGGGTGGACCCTCACCGAGGTACGCAAGGCGCTCGCGGCCGTCGGCCCCGACGAGGTCCGGCTCGAGGACGGCGCCACCGCGCTGGTCTGCCCCGGAGACACCGGGCCCGAACCCGAGCAGGAGCCCTGGGCCGCCCTGCTGCCCGCCCTGGACCCGAGTGCGATGGGCTGGGCGGACCGGGGCTTCCACCTTGACCCCGCCCACCGCCCGCCGCTCTTCGACCACTCCGGCAACATCGGCCCCACCGTGTGGTGGAACGGCGAGATCGTCGGCGGCTGGGCCCAGCGCGGCGACGGAGAAATCGTCCACCGGCTGCTGGGCGACCCCGGCGGCGAAGCCGCGAAGGCCATCGCCGCCGAGGGCGTCCGGCTCGCCGCCTGGCTGGGGGAGGCCCGCGTCACCCCCCGCTTCCGCACCCCGCTGGAGCGTCAACTCGTAGCGGGATGA
- the rplI gene encoding 50S ribosomal protein L9 — translation MKIILTHEVSGLGTAGDVVDVKDGYARNYLVPRGFAIRWTKGGEKDVAQIRRARKIHEIATIEQANEFKAKLENVKVRLATRAGDAGRLFGSVTPSDIATAIEASGGPKVDKRRVELGSPIKTLGSYQVSVRLHADVAATVGIEVVAA, via the coding sequence ATGAAGATCATCCTGACCCACGAGGTCTCTGGCCTCGGCACCGCTGGCGACGTCGTCGACGTCAAGGACGGTTACGCTCGCAACTACCTGGTCCCGCGTGGTTTCGCGATCCGCTGGACCAAGGGTGGCGAGAAGGACGTGGCGCAGATCCGCCGCGCCCGCAAGATCCACGAGATCGCGACCATCGAGCAGGCCAACGAGTTCAAGGCCAAGCTCGAGAATGTCAAGGTCCGTCTGGCCACCCGCGCGGGTGACGCCGGTCGTCTCTTCGGTTCCGTCACGCCCTCCGACATCGCCACGGCGATCGAGGCGTCCGGTGGCCCGAAGGTCGACAAGCGCCGCGTGGAGCTGGGCTCCCCGATCAAGACCCTCGGCTCGTACCAGGTCTCCGTGCGTCTGCACGCTGACGTGGCCGCGACCGTCGGCATCGAGGTCGTCGCCGCCTAA
- the rpsF gene encoding 30S ribosomal protein S6: MRHYEVMVILDPDLEERAVSPLIENFLSVVREGNGKVEKVDTWGRRRLAYEIKKKPEGIYSVIDLQAEPAVVKELDRQLNLNESVLRTKVLRPETH, translated from the coding sequence ATGCGTCACTACGAAGTGATGGTCATCCTCGACCCCGATCTCGAGGAGCGCGCTGTCTCCCCGCTGATCGAGAACTTCCTTTCTGTCGTCCGTGAGGGCAACGGAAAGGTCGAGAAGGTCGACACCTGGGGCCGTCGTCGTCTCGCTTACGAGATCAAGAAGAAGCCCGAGGGCATCTACTCGGTCATCGACCTCCAGGCCGAGCCTGCGGTCGTCAAGGAGCTTGACCGACAGCTGAACCTGAACGAGTCGGTTCTCCGGACCAAGGTCCTCCGCCCCGAGACCCACTGA
- the dnaB gene encoding replicative DNA helicase, which produces MDDPWADSGPGDRLPARPRRNGEGRGRGDEQSDRGREGGSWDGGGGGFERVPPQDLDAEQSVLGGMLLSKDAIADVVEVLKGHDFYRPSHETIYQAILDLYAKGEPADPITVSAELTRRGEISKVGGAPYLHTLVQSVPTAANAEYYAEIVHERAVLRRLVAAGTKITQMGYAADGDVDEIVNSAQAEIYAVTEQRTSEDYLPLGDIMEGALDEIEAIGSRSGQMSGVPTGFTDLDSLTNGLHPGQMIVIAARPAMGKSTLALDFARACSIKANLPSVIFSLEMGRNEIAMRLLSAEARVALHHMRSGTMTDDDWTRLARRMPDVSAAPLYIDDSPNLSMMEIRAKCRRLKQRSDLSLVVIDYLQLMQSGGSRRPESRQQEVSDMSRNLKLLAKELEVPVIALSQLNRGPEQRTDKKPMVSDLRESGSIEQDADMVILLHREDAYEKESPRAGEADLIVAKHRNGPTATITVAFQGHYSRFVDMANT; this is translated from the coding sequence ATGGACGACCCCTGGGCCGACAGCGGTCCAGGTGACCGTCTGCCCGCCCGCCCGCGCCGCAACGGCGAAGGCCGTGGCCGCGGGGACGAACAGAGCGATCGGGGCCGTGAGGGCGGCTCCTGGGACGGTGGTGGCGGCGGCTTCGAGCGGGTCCCGCCCCAGGATCTCGACGCCGAGCAGTCCGTCCTGGGCGGCATGCTGCTGTCCAAGGACGCCATCGCCGACGTGGTCGAGGTGCTGAAGGGCCACGACTTCTACCGCCCGTCGCACGAGACGATCTACCAGGCCATCCTTGACCTCTACGCCAAGGGAGAGCCGGCCGACCCGATCACCGTCAGCGCCGAGCTCACCCGGCGCGGTGAGATCAGCAAGGTCGGCGGGGCCCCCTACCTGCACACCCTGGTCCAGTCGGTCCCCACGGCGGCGAACGCCGAGTACTACGCGGAGATCGTCCACGAGCGGGCGGTCCTGCGCCGGCTGGTCGCCGCGGGCACGAAGATCACGCAGATGGGCTATGCCGCCGACGGGGACGTCGACGAGATCGTCAACAGTGCCCAGGCAGAGATCTACGCCGTCACCGAGCAGCGGACGTCCGAGGACTACCTGCCGCTCGGCGACATCATGGAAGGCGCCCTCGACGAGATCGAGGCGATCGGTTCGCGCAGCGGCCAGATGTCGGGCGTCCCGACCGGGTTCACGGACCTGGACTCGCTGACCAACGGTCTGCACCCGGGCCAGATGATCGTCATCGCGGCCCGACCCGCCATGGGTAAGTCCACCCTCGCGCTGGACTTCGCCCGTGCCTGTTCCATCAAGGCCAACCTGCCCAGCGTCATCTTCTCCCTCGAAATGGGCCGCAACGAGATCGCGATGCGCCTGCTCTCGGCGGAGGCCCGGGTGGCCCTGCACCACATGCGCTCCGGCACGATGACGGACGACGACTGGACCCGGCTGGCCCGCCGGATGCCGGACGTCTCCGCGGCCCCGCTCTACATCGACGACTCCCCGAACCTGTCGATGATGGAGATCCGGGCGAAGTGCCGCCGGCTCAAGCAGCGCAGCGACCTGTCGCTCGTCGTCATCGACTACCTCCAGCTGATGCAGTCGGGCGGCTCGCGCCGGCCCGAGAGCCGCCAGCAGGAGGTCTCCGACATGTCCCGAAACCTCAAGCTCCTGGCGAAGGAGCTGGAGGTCCCGGTGATCGCGCTGTCCCAGCTGAACCGTGGTCCCGAACAGCGCACCGACAAGAAGCCGATGGTCTCCGACCTGCGTGAGTCCGGTTCGATCGAGCAGGACGCCGACATGGTGATCCTGCTGCACCGCGAGGACGCGTACGAGAAGGAGTCCCCCCGGGCGGGTGAGGCCGACCTGATCGTGGCGAAGCACCGTAACGGTCCGACGGCGACCATCACCGTGGCCTTCCAGGGCCATTATTCGCGGTTCGTGGACATGGCCAACACGTAG